A genome region from Triticum aestivum cultivar Chinese Spring chromosome 2B, IWGSC CS RefSeq v2.1, whole genome shotgun sequence includes the following:
- the LOC123046214 gene encoding serine/threonine-protein kinase D6PKL1: MEIVDKIAEPEDPLVVTARKVQSLEPPLPIPIKASWKGKTSQQQDEKDLPDDGEESFQSVDSSDEGGRSSFSGASHPLEPIDMDLMKTVYVAIDEEKPEPPVCLVRGLSGKGPFIDDLSLCVTGLKPNAVVCAGSGEGLAEERKVSGAAVASLATARSSQATETVSLPPDSEEKDCVWDASLPPSGNVSPHSSIDSMGVVTAMSIASNRSNTYKSEAIAGGTMLTVERNFGSVKSSVRGDSLESAKTSMSRASDSSGVSDDSSWSHITGGTSKPHKGNDPRGKAIHAVRIRDGVLGMSHFRLLKRLGCGDIGSVYLSELSGTRCYFAMKVMDKASLASRKKLNRAQTEREILQLLDHPFLPTLYTHFETDRFSCLVMEFCPGGDLHTLRQKQPGKYFSEYAARFYAAEVLLAIEYLHMLGVVYRDLKPENVLVRDDGHIMLSDFDLSLRCAVSPTLIRTSAFDSDPRRAGGSFCVQPTCMEPTSACIQPACFMPKLFGQKSKKKTRKTRSELGQSAINLPELLAEPTSARSMSFVGTHEYLAPEIIKGEGHGSAVDWWTFGIFLHELLYGKTPFKGSGNRATLFNVVGQQLKFPESPSTSYAGRDLIRGLLAKEPQQRLGVKRGATEIKQHPFFEGVNWALIRCSTPPEVPRPVEAELPMKYGVSEAVASTNKRVVGADAKSGGKYLDFEFF; the protein is encoded by the exons ATGGAGATAGTAGATAAGATTGCGGAGCCTGAAGACCCTCTGGTGGTCACTGCTCGGAAGGTGCAGAGCCTGGAGCCGCCACTGCCGATACCGATAAAGGCGTCATGGAAAGGGAAGACCTCCCAGCAGCAGGATGAGAAGGATCTGCCAGATGATGGCGAGGAGAGCTTCCAGAGCGTGGATTCCTCGGATGAGGGTGGCCGGAGTTCTTTCTCTGGGGCCAGTCACCCCCTGGAGCCAATTGATATGGATCTTATGAAGACGGTCTATGTCGCAATTGACGAGGAGAAGCCTGAGCCGCCGGTGTGTCTGGTGCGAGGACTATCAGGGAAAGGGCCGTTCATAGATGACCTCTCGCTCTGTGTCACAGGCCTGAAGCCAAATGCAGTGGTCTGTGCAGGCAGTGGTGAAGGCTTGGCTGAAGAGAGGAAGGTATCTGGTGCTGCAGTGGCTTCGTTGGCCACGGCGCGCTCGTCACAGGCAACGGAAACTGTGTCCTTGCCTCCGGATTCGGAGGAGAAGGACTGTGTCTGGGATGCATCGCTCCCTCCCAGCGGCAATGTCAGCCCTCACAGCAGCATTGACAGCATGGGGGTGGTCACTGCCATGAGCATCGCGAGCAACCGCAGTAACACATATAAAAGTGAAGCCATAGCTGGCGGAACCATGCTTACTGTAGAGAGGAACTTTGGAAGTGTAAAGAGTAGTGTGCGAGGTGACTCTTTAGAAAGTGCAAAAACAAGCATGAGCCGAGCAAGTGACAGCAGTGGTGTTAGCGATGATAGCAGCTGGAGCCATATCACTGGAGGTACCAGCAAGCCTCATAAGGGGAATGATCCTAGAGGAAAGGCGATTCATGCTGTGCGAATTCGCGATGGCGTGCTTGGGATGAGCCACTTTAGACTGCTCAAGCGTCTAGGCTGTGGTGACATTGGCAGTGTATACCTCTCAGAGTTGAGTGGGACTAGGTGCTACTTTGCAATGAAGGTAATGGACAAGGCATCCTTAGCCAGCAGGAAGAAGTTGAATAGGGCTCAAACTGAGAGGGAGATCCTACAGCTTCTGGATCATCCATTCCTACCAACTCTGTATACACATTTTGAGACTGATAGGTTCTCGTGTCTGGTCATGGAATTTTGTCCGGGTGGCGACTTGCACACTCTGCGACAGAAACAGCCAGGAAAATATTTCTCCGAGTATGCAGCAAG GTTTTATGCTGCAGAAGTTCTTCTAGCTATTGAGTATCTGCACATGCTGGGAGTCGTTTACAGGGACCTGAAGCCAGAAAATGTTCTGGTGCGTGATGATGGCCACATAATGCTTTCAGATTTCGACCTCTCCCTGAGATGTGCAGTGTCACCTACACTAATCAGGACATCGGCCTTTGATTCTGATCCCAGAAGGGCGGGTGGTTCATTCTGTGTGCAACCTACTTGCATGGAACCTACTTCAGCCTGTATTCAGCCCGCTTGTTTCATGCCCAAATTGTTCGGTCAGAAGAGCAAGAAAAAGACCAGAAAGACAAGGTCTGAGCTGGGACAGAGTGCCATCAACCTGCCCGAGCTCCTCGCAGAACCAACATCAGCTCGATCGATGTCATttgttggaactcatgagtacttGGCCCCAGAAATCATCAAAGGCGAAGGCCATGGAAGTGCGGTCGACTGGTGGACCTTTGGTATCTTCTTGCACGAGCTTCTATACGGCAAGACACCATTCAAGGGGTCAGGCAACCGCGCCACGCTGTTCAACGTGGTCGGTCAGCAGCTAAAGTTCCCCGAGTCGCCGTCGACGAGCTACGCTGGCAGGGACCTCATCAGGGGGCTCCTGGCCAAGGAGCCGCAGCAGCGCCTCGGCGTGAAGAGGGGCGCGACGGAGATAAAGCAGCACCCGTTCTTTGAGGGCGTGAACTGGGCTCTCATCCGGTGCAGCACGCCCCCAGAGGTCCCGAGGCCCGTCGAGGCGGAGCTGCCCATGAAGTACGGGGTGTCGGAGGCAGTCGCGAGCACCAACAAGAGGGTGGTCGGCGCGGACGCCAAGTCCGGTGGGAAGTACCTTGACTTTGAGTTCTTTTAG